Proteins encoded within one genomic window of Dasania marina DSM 21967:
- the moaB gene encoding molybdenum cofactor biosynthesis protein B, with product MSKPELKQQALNIAVLTVSDTRSEANDTSGQYLVGALAEAGHSLAAKKIVIDDVYQMRAVVSQWVADADIQVILVTGGTGFTGRDSTPEALRVLFDKTIEGFGELFRQISYQEIGTSTVQSRALAGLANETVIFCMPGSTGACKTAWHGIIAEQLDSRHKPCNFVGVLKARRQQAASESH from the coding sequence ATGAGTAAGCCCGAGTTAAAACAGCAAGCCTTGAATATTGCCGTGCTGACGGTGTCGGATACCCGCAGCGAGGCCAATGATACCTCGGGGCAGTATTTGGTTGGGGCTTTGGCCGAGGCTGGCCACAGCCTAGCCGCTAAAAAGATCGTGATTGATGATGTCTACCAAATGCGTGCGGTGGTATCGCAGTGGGTGGCTGATGCTGACATACAGGTAATTTTAGTGACTGGCGGCACCGGTTTTACCGGTCGCGACTCTACCCCTGAGGCGCTGAGGGTCTTGTTTGATAAAACCATAGAGGGTTTTGGCGAGCTATTTAGGCAAATATCCTATCAGGAGATAGGCACCTCTACCGTGCAGTCCCGGGCGCTGGCAGGCCTAGCCAATGAAACAGTGATATTCTGCATGCCCGGCTCCACCGGTGCCTGCAAAACCGCTTGGCATGGCATTATTGCCGAGCAGCTGGATAGTCGCCATAAGCCCTGTAATTTTGTCGGGGTGTTAAAGGCTCGCCGGCAGCAGGCTGCCAGCGAGAGTCACTAG
- a CDS encoding NAD-dependent epimerase, protein MIILVTGSAGFIGCETTIQLLNRGDTVIGIDNVNDYYDTQLKRDRLKRLEDYPDYHHYEFCLSDYSKLDAVFKRHAPQRAIHLAAQAGVRHSITNPQAYVVSNLSGFLNILECCRHHQTEHLVYASSSSVYGANTAQPFSTHHSANHPVSLYAATKKSNELMAHSYSHLYNIPTTGLRFFTVYGPWGRPDMAPMIFARKISAGEPIDVFNYGNHRRDFTYIDDIVEGVIRSCDKIAQPNPLWNSDAPDPSSSTAPYRIYNIGCNKPVELMRFIELIEQELGIKAQKNLLPMQQGDVPDTYADVSELIDEVGYQPSTDIKTGVANFIAWYKNYYP, encoded by the coding sequence ATGATTATTTTGGTTACCGGTAGCGCTGGTTTTATAGGCTGCGAAACCACCATCCAATTATTAAACAGGGGCGACACCGTAATAGGCATTGATAATGTTAATGACTATTACGATACCCAGTTAAAGCGTGACCGTTTAAAACGCCTAGAAGATTACCCAGACTATCATCACTATGAGTTTTGCCTTTCCGACTACTCTAAGCTTGATGCCGTTTTTAAACGCCATGCACCGCAGCGAGCCATACACTTGGCGGCACAAGCTGGGGTGCGTCACTCAATTACTAATCCACAAGCTTATGTGGTATCTAACCTCAGCGGTTTTCTCAATATTTTAGAGTGCTGCCGCCACCATCAAACGGAACATTTAGTCTACGCATCTAGCAGCTCGGTATACGGCGCTAATACAGCACAGCCCTTTTCCACCCACCACAGCGCTAACCACCCGGTGAGTCTTTATGCAGCCACCAAAAAATCTAACGAGCTCATGGCGCATAGCTACAGCCATTTATACAATATACCCACCACCGGCCTACGCTTTTTTACTGTTTACGGGCCATGGGGTAGGCCCGATATGGCACCCATGATTTTTGCCCGCAAAATTTCTGCCGGCGAACCTATCGATGTTTTTAACTACGGCAATCATAGACGCGACTTCACCTACATAGACGACATCGTCGAAGGGGTCATACGTAGCTGCGATAAAATTGCCCAGCCTAACCCTCTGTGGAATAGCGACGCCCCCGACCCCTCCAGCTCTACTGCGCCTTACCGCATATACAACATAGGCTGTAATAAGCCGGTGGAATTAATGCGCTTTATAGAGCTAATAGAACAAGAGTTAGGAATAAAAGCGCAGAAGAACTTATTGCCCATGCAGCAAGGCGATGTGCCTGACACCTACGCCGACGTATCTGAATTGATTGATGAGGTGGGTTATCAGCCCAGCACCGATATAAAAACAGGTGTCGCCAACTTTATTGCGTGGTATAAAAACTACTACCCATAG
- the galU gene encoding UTP--glucose-1-phosphate uridylyltransferase GalU — protein sequence MIKKCLFPVAGYGTRFLPATKSMPKEMLPIVNKPLVQYGVEEAIAAGMDQMAFVTGRGKRAITDHFDISYELEHQIAGSAKESYLTGIREVLDKARFTMTRQREMKGLGHAILTGETLIGNEPFGVVLSDDLCLNNGGDSVMTQMVKLYKQFRCSIVAIQEVPADQTEKYGVIAGELLKDGLYRVDDMIEKPSPEEAPSNLAIIGRYILTPDIFDILRDTPPGKGGEIQLTDALLQQAKNGCVMAYKFEGQRFDCGSVDGFIEATNFVYENIYKKQQK from the coding sequence ATGATAAAAAAATGCTTATTTCCTGTTGCAGGCTACGGCACGCGCTTTTTACCCGCTACCAAGTCTATGCCTAAAGAAATGTTGCCGATTGTTAACAAGCCCCTAGTGCAATACGGGGTAGAAGAGGCGATAGCCGCGGGCATGGACCAAATGGCCTTTGTTACCGGCCGTGGCAAGCGAGCAATTACTGACCATTTTGATATTAGCTATGAGCTAGAGCACCAAATTGCCGGTAGCGCTAAAGAGTCCTATTTAACCGGCATACGCGAGGTGTTGGACAAGGCCCGCTTTACTATGACCCGCCAGCGCGAGATGAAAGGCTTGGGCCATGCCATTTTAACCGGCGAAACCCTCATTGGTAACGAGCCCTTTGGTGTGGTGCTGTCCGATGACCTGTGCTTAAACAACGGCGGCGATAGCGTGATGACGCAAATGGTTAAGCTGTATAAACAGTTTCGCTGCAGCATAGTGGCCATACAGGAAGTACCCGCCGATCAAACCGAAAAATACGGGGTGATTGCCGGTGAGTTGTTAAAGGATGGCCTCTACCGTGTCGATGACATGATAGAAAAGCCCAGCCCCGAAGAGGCACCCTCTAACCTAGCCATTATTGGTCGCTATATCCTAACCCCCGATATCTTCGACATCCTGCGTGATACCCCCCCCGGTAAAGGCGGCGAAATACAGCTAACCGACGCACTGTTACAGCAAGCCAAAAACGGCTGCGTCATGGCCTACAAATTTGAAGGCCAGCGTTTTGACTGCGGTAGCGTTGATGGCTTTATAGAAGCCACCAATTTTGTGTATGAAAATATCTATAAGAAACAACAAAAGTAA
- a CDS encoding UDP-glucose dehydrogenase family protein has protein sequence MNVVMIGAGYVGLVSGSCFAEFGANVICVDLDQAKIDRLNDGRIPIYEPGLEDLVSRNAQSGRLSFTVDLASSVKQADLIFIAVGTPSRRGDGHADLAYVYAAAKDIAANLSGYTVIVNKSTVPVGTARQVERIIKETNPDADFDVASNPEFLREGAAISDFMRPDRVVLGVESERAEKLLRELYRPLNLIEAPIQVTNLESAELIKYAANAFLATKISFINEMSQLCEAVGADVQAIAKGMGLDVRIGKKFLHAGPGYGGSCFPKDTLALVRIAQEHGVSSRIVEAVVEVNAAQKAKMVKKIRHALGGSEAGKTIAVLGLTFKPETDDMRDAPALSILPPLCDKGAHIRAHDPQGMEEAKSLLPDSVVYTQTAYEAVTDADIVVLMTEWNEYRGLPMAKIKALMRGNIFVDLRNVYEPEKMREAGFVYYGVGR, from the coding sequence ATGAACGTTGTAATGATCGGCGCCGGCTATGTCGGCCTAGTTTCGGGCTCTTGTTTTGCAGAGTTTGGCGCAAACGTCATCTGTGTAGATTTAGACCAAGCCAAAATTGATCGCCTCAATGATGGCCGCATTCCGATTTATGAACCGGGACTAGAAGACCTAGTCAGCAGAAACGCGCAATCGGGCCGCCTCTCTTTTACCGTTGACTTAGCCAGCTCGGTAAAACAAGCTGACTTAATTTTTATTGCCGTTGGCACCCCTAGCCGTCGCGGTGACGGCCATGCAGATTTAGCTTATGTGTATGCTGCAGCCAAAGATATTGCCGCCAACCTCTCTGGCTATACCGTTATCGTTAATAAATCTACTGTTCCTGTTGGTACCGCTAGACAGGTTGAACGCATTATTAAAGAAACTAACCCCGACGCTGACTTCGATGTCGCCTCAAACCCTGAATTTTTACGTGAAGGCGCCGCGATTAGTGACTTTATGCGCCCCGACCGCGTGGTACTAGGGGTAGAAAGTGAGCGCGCCGAAAAGCTGCTGCGCGAACTCTACCGCCCGCTTAACCTTATTGAAGCCCCCATACAGGTCACCAATTTAGAAAGCGCCGAACTTATCAAATACGCAGCCAATGCTTTTCTCGCTACCAAAATTAGCTTTATCAATGAAATGTCACAATTATGCGAAGCTGTTGGTGCCGACGTTCAAGCTATAGCAAAAGGCATGGGCCTAGACGTCCGTATTGGTAAGAAGTTTCTTCACGCGGGGCCAGGCTACGGCGGTTCATGTTTTCCAAAAGATACCCTAGCACTGGTAAGAATTGCGCAAGAACACGGCGTATCAAGCCGCATTGTCGAAGCGGTAGTTGAAGTTAATGCCGCACAAAAAGCCAAGATGGTTAAAAAGATACGCCACGCCCTAGGCGGCAGCGAAGCAGGCAAAACCATCGCGGTGTTAGGCTTAACGTTCAAGCCAGAAACCGATGACATGCGGGACGCCCCCGCTCTTTCGATTCTGCCCCCGCTCTGTGACAAAGGCGCCCACATTCGCGCCCATGACCCTCAGGGAATGGAAGAAGCGAAAAGCCTACTGCCAGATTCCGTTGTGTATACCCAAACGGCTTATGAGGCAGTCACTGATGCGGATATTGTGGTGCTAATGACAGAATGGAATGAGTACAGGGGCTTGCCCATGGCTAAAATTAAAGCCTTAATGCGCGGCAATATTTTTGTCGATTTACGTAATGTGTACGAGCCTGAAAAAATGCGCGAGGCCGGTTTTGTTTATTACGGCGTAGGCCGATAG
- a CDS encoding phosphomannomutase/phosphoglucomutase, whose product MSQPLTCFKAYDVRGRIPDQLNPEIAYRIGRAYAEVIKPKRVAVGYDIRLTSQELTNALAQGLMDSGVDVYDIGQCGTEEIYFAAFAGEVDGHKMDGGIVVTASHNPKDYNGMKFVREGSRPISGDTGLFDIQRLAEQGNFTDAAQKGQRHTLDTAEAYIEHLLSYVDVAQLKPMKIVVNAGNGGAGDVIDRIESHLPFEFIKVHHQADGNFPNGVPNPLLIENRQPTIDAVKAHKADMGIAWDGDFDRCFFFDERGEFLEGYYVVGLLAEAFLAKSGPAKIVHDPRLTWNTIALVEAAGGTAVQSKTGHAFIKERMRKENAVYGGEMSAHHYFRDFAYCDSGMIPWLLVAQLIQRKGLTLSQLVAERVAAYPCSGEINREVKDAAAVLKNVEAAYCADALDVDRTDGLSVSFADWRFSLRMSNTEPVIRLNVESRGDVALMQHKTDELLSFIE is encoded by the coding sequence ATGTCTCAGCCTCTTACTTGTTTTAAAGCCTACGATGTTCGTGGCCGTATTCCCGACCAACTTAATCCTGAAATAGCCTATCGTATAGGTCGTGCCTATGCTGAGGTCATTAAGCCTAAGCGTGTGGCGGTGGGTTACGATATACGCTTAACCAGCCAAGAATTAACAAATGCCTTAGCGCAGGGTTTGATGGACTCGGGGGTGGATGTTTATGACATAGGCCAGTGCGGCACCGAAGAAATTTATTTTGCTGCGTTTGCGGGCGAGGTGGATGGCCACAAGATGGATGGCGGCATAGTGGTTACCGCCAGCCACAACCCCAAAGACTATAACGGCATGAAGTTTGTACGCGAAGGCTCTAGGCCTATTAGTGGCGATACTGGCCTATTTGATATACAGCGCTTAGCCGAGCAGGGCAACTTTACCGACGCTGCGCAAAAAGGCCAGCGGCATACGCTGGATACCGCAGAGGCTTATATAGAACACTTGCTTAGCTATGTCGATGTGGCGCAATTAAAGCCCATGAAAATTGTGGTCAATGCCGGTAACGGCGGCGCCGGTGATGTGATTGATAGAATCGAATCCCATCTGCCGTTTGAATTTATCAAAGTGCATCACCAGGCTGACGGCAACTTCCCCAACGGCGTACCTAACCCCTTGCTCATTGAAAATCGCCAGCCGACCATAGATGCGGTAAAAGCACACAAGGCCGATATGGGTATAGCCTGGGATGGTGACTTTGATCGCTGTTTTTTCTTTGACGAACGCGGCGAGTTTTTAGAAGGTTACTATGTGGTGGGCTTATTGGCCGAAGCCTTTTTAGCTAAGTCGGGGCCAGCAAAAATCGTCCACGACCCGCGCCTAACCTGGAATACCATCGCCTTAGTCGAAGCCGCTGGCGGCACAGCCGTGCAAAGTAAAACCGGCCACGCCTTTATTAAAGAACGTATGCGCAAAGAAAATGCCGTCTACGGCGGCGAGATGAGTGCCCATCACTATTTTCGTGATTTTGCCTACTGTGATAGCGGCATGATCCCTTGGCTGTTAGTTGCACAATTAATTCAGCGAAAAGGCCTAACCTTGTCGCAACTAGTGGCAGAGCGCGTAGCGGCCTACCCTTGCAGCGGTGAAATTAATCGTGAAGTTAAAGATGCCGCCGCCGTGTTGAAAAACGTCGAAGCCGCCTACTGCGCCGATGCGCTAGATGTTGACCGCACCGATGGCTTAAGTGTTAGTTTTGCCGATTGGCGTTTTAGCTTGCGCATGTCTAACACCGAGCCGGTAATACGTTTGAATGTGGAGTCGCGCGGTGATGTTGCGTTGATGCAGCATAAAACAGACGAGCTTTTATCTTTCATTGAGTAA
- the fabB gene encoding beta-ketoacyl-ACP synthase I, with protein sequence MKRVVITGIGIVSCIGNDIPSVLDSLKEGKSGIRFRQDYKDMGFRSHIAGTIDIDFKEHIDRKQLRFMGDAAAYAYIAMQQAVTDSGLADDQVSNPRTGLIAGSGGASSANLIEAADILRERGLKRVGPYRVTQTMGSTVSACLATPFKIKGINYSISSACATSAHCIGAAVEQIQLGKQDVVFAGGGEEEHWSLSALFDAMGALSTKYNDSPETASRAYDANRDGFVISGGGGMVVVEELEHALARGAKIYGEITGYGATSDGYDMVAPSGEGAVRCMQQAMATTDGKIDYINSHGTSTPAGDIQELKAIKEVFGDNSPMIASTKSLAGHSLGATGVQEAIYSLLMMEHDFVAASANIENLDPEAGNLNIVQTRQDNVKLNQMMSNSFGFGGTNATLIFKRYES encoded by the coding sequence ATGAAACGCGTAGTGATTACTGGCATAGGCATAGTCTCTTGTATAGGCAACGATATCCCCAGCGTTCTTGATTCGCTTAAAGAAGGCAAATCGGGCATACGTTTTCGCCAAGATTATAAAGACATGGGCTTTCGCAGCCATATCGCCGGCACCATAGACATAGACTTTAAAGAGCACATAGATCGCAAACAATTGCGTTTTATGGGCGATGCGGCAGCTTATGCCTACATTGCTATGCAGCAAGCCGTTACCGACTCAGGCTTGGCGGACGACCAGGTATCCAACCCTCGTACCGGCCTTATTGCCGGCTCTGGCGGCGCATCCTCAGCTAACTTAATTGAAGCTGCCGATATACTACGTGAGCGCGGCCTTAAGCGTGTAGGCCCTTACCGCGTTACCCAAACCATGGGCAGCACGGTATCAGCCTGTTTGGCCACCCCGTTTAAAATCAAGGGCATTAACTACTCCATCTCATCAGCCTGCGCCACCAGCGCCCACTGTATAGGTGCGGCGGTTGAGCAAATTCAGCTAGGCAAGCAAGATGTGGTTTTTGCTGGCGGCGGCGAAGAAGAGCACTGGTCACTCAGTGCCTTATTCGATGCCATGGGCGCCTTATCGACCAAATATAACGACAGCCCCGAAACCGCTTCCCGCGCCTACGACGCCAACCGTGACGGCTTTGTTATCTCTGGCGGCGGCGGCATGGTAGTGGTTGAAGAGCTAGAACATGCGCTAGCGCGCGGTGCCAAAATTTACGGTGAAATTACCGGCTATGGCGCCACCTCTGACGGCTACGACATGGTAGCCCCCAGCGGCGAAGGCGCGGTGCGCTGCATGCAGCAAGCCATGGCCACCACTGACGGCAAGATTGACTATATCAACTCCCATGGCACTTCAACGCCTGCCGGTGATATACAAGAGCTGAAAGCGATTAAAGAAGTGTTTGGCGACAACAGCCCCATGATAGCCTCAACCAAATCGTTAGCTGGCCACTCCTTGGGCGCCACCGGGGTACAGGAAGCGATTTATTCATTATTGATGATGGAGCACGATTTTGTCGCCGCCTCTGCCAATATTGAGAACCTAGACCCAGAAGCCGGCAACCTCAACATCGTGCAAACTCGCCAAGACAACGTCAAGCTCAATCAAATGATGTCTAACAGCTTTGGCTTTGGCGGTACTAACGCGACACTGATCTTCAAGCGCTATGAGAGTTGA
- the fabA gene encoding bifunctional 3-hydroxydecanoyl-ACP dehydratase/trans-2-decenoyl-ACP isomerase: protein MSAPQQNSYTKEELIACGNGDLFGPGNAQLPKDNMLMVDRIVSISSEGGEYGKGQVIAELDITPDLWFFDCHFKNDPVMPGCLGVDAMWQLVGFYLGWRQNPGRGRALGSGEIKFTGQVLPTAKKVTYTLNLKRVIERKLIMGIADGTVACDGEVIYTANDLRVGLFKADDANF, encoded by the coding sequence ATGTCAGCACCTCAGCAAAACTCATACACCAAGGAAGAGCTAATCGCCTGCGGTAACGGCGACCTGTTTGGCCCCGGCAATGCGCAGCTCCCCAAGGACAACATGCTGATGGTAGACCGTATAGTCAGCATCAGCTCTGAAGGTGGCGAATACGGTAAAGGCCAAGTTATTGCTGAGCTAGATATAACCCCCGACCTATGGTTTTTTGATTGCCACTTTAAAAACGACCCTGTTATGCCTGGCTGCTTAGGCGTTGATGCCATGTGGCAGCTAGTTGGCTTTTACCTAGGCTGGCGTCAAAACCCTGGCCGCGGCCGCGCCTTAGGTTCAGGTGAAATTAAATTCACTGGCCAAGTACTGCCCACCGCCAAAAAAGTCACCTACACTCTTAATTTAAAGCGCGTGATAGAGCGCAAGCTGATTATGGGCATAGCCGATGGCACGGTTGCCTGTGATGGCGAAGTTATCTACACCGCTAACGATTTGCGCGTAGGCTTGTTTAAAGCAGACGACGCAAACTTTTAA